A single genomic interval of Lathyrus oleraceus cultivar Zhongwan6 chromosome 7, CAAS_Psat_ZW6_1.0, whole genome shotgun sequence harbors:
- the LOC127108136 gene encoding ATP-dependent zinc metalloprotease FTSH 3, mitochondrial gives MGNRKKKSSLKSKTKDQKGFRESLVKQFQKHLTKLLVFVLLLGLFVLSFRFDSFEKEQQVSFQEFRNELLKPRLVDHVVVSSKGLVEIYARKFYPNQTEIDVLQGKQSGGKYVGFFYIASVDSFEKKLERAQELLGFDPNDFVPVIYSSGNFLFSEIIGLVSSILPLLFLVYMSGIYKIFGPQYVKVDKNAKNKVYFKDVAGCDEAKQEIMDFVHFLKNPKKYEELGAKIPKGALLVGPPGTGKTLLAKATAGESGVTFLSITGSEFMQLFVGVGVSRVKSLFREARKYAPSIIFIDEIDAIGRSRGGEGQPGSRANDERENTLNQMLVEMDGFGTTSGVIVLAGTNRPEVLDKALLRPGRFDRTITVDKPDVNGRDQIFQIYLERIKLDHKPLYYSQRLASLTPGFVGADIANVCNEAALIAARTDESHVTMDHFEAAIDRIIGGLEKKNKVISKLQRRTVAYHEAGHAVAGWFLEHTEPLLKVTIIPRGTAALGFAQYVPNENILMTKEQLYDRTCMTLGGRAAEKVLIGTISTGAQDDLEKVTKMTYAQVAVYGFSEKVGLLSFPKKDDSYEMSKPYSSKTGAIIDSEVREWVDKAYERTIKLIEEHKEKVAEIAELLLEKEVLHQNDLLQVLGERPFKSAEIANYDRFKLGFHNEEKVAETTVNRA, from the exons ATGGGGAATCGTAAGAAAAAATCGAGTCTGAAGTCAAAGACAAAGGATCAAAAAGGTTTTCGAGAATCATTGGTGAAACAATTTCAAAAACATCTCACCAAGTTGTTGGTGTTTGTACTACTGTTAGGGCTATTTGTTTTATCTTTTCGTTTTGATTCTTTTGAGAAGGAACAACAGGTTAGTTTTCAGGAGTTTAGAAATGAGCTTTTGAAACCAAGGTTAGTTGACCATGTTGTTGTCTCCAGTAAAGGTTTGGTCGAAATTTATGCTAGGAAGTTTTATCCTAATCAAACAGAGATTGATGTACTCCAAGGGAAGCAATCTGGTGGAAAATATGTAGGTTTTTTCTACATTGCTAGTGTTGATTCTTTTGAGAAGAAATTAGAGAGAGCTCAAGAACTACTAGGCTTTGACCCTAATGATTTTGTTCCTGTTATTTATTCTTCTGGTAATTTTTTGTTCTCGGAGATTATAGGTTTAGTTTCAAGCATTTTGCCTTTGCTATTTCTAGTGTATATGAGTGGAATTTATAAGATCTTTGGACCACAGTATGTCAAAGTTGACAAAAATGCCAAAAACAAG GTCTATTTTAAAGATGTTGCTGGCTGTGATGAGGCAAAGCAAGAGATTATGGATTTTGTGCACTTTCTCAAGAATCCTAAGAAATATGAAGAGCTTGGTGCTAAAATTCCGAAAGGGGCTCTTCTGGTGGGTCCTCCAGGTACAGGGAAAACCCTTTTAGCTAAAGCAACTGCAGGGGAGTCGGGTGTGACGTTTCTTTCGATAACTGGTTCTGAATTCATGCAATTGTTTGTTGGTGTTGGAGTATCTAGGGTAAAAAGCTTGTTTAGGGAAGCAAGGAAGTATGCTCCTAGTATAATATTTATTGATGAGATTGATGCAATTGGTCGGTCAAGGGGTGGCGAAggccaaccgggttcccgtgcAAATGATGAACGTGAAAATACTTTAAATCAAATGTTGGTGGAGATGGATGGTTTTGGAACCACTTCTGGAGTTATTGTGCTGGCAGGTACAAATAGACCTGAAGTATTAGACAAAGCCTTGCTAAGGCCTGGGCGTTTTGATCGCACAATAACGGTCGATAAACCTGACGTCAACGGCCGTGACCAGATATTTCAGATTTACTTGGAAAGGATCAAACTTGACCACAAGCCTTTATATTATTCACAAAGGCTTGCATCCCTTACTCCAGGATTTGTTGGAGCAGACATTGCTAATGTCTGCAATGAAGCTGCCCTGATTGCTGCAAGGACGGATGAATCACATGTCACAATGGATCATTTTGAGGCAGCTATTGATAGGATCATTGGTGGCTTGGAGAAGAAGAACAAAGTAATAAGTAAGCTGCAAAGGCGTACCGTTGCTTACCATGAAGCAGGGCATGCTGTTGCAGGTTGGTTCTTGGAACATACCGAGCCATTGTTGAAAGTAACTATTATTCCTCGCGGAACAGCAGCTCTTGGGTTTGCCCAGTATGTTCCAAATGAGAACATTCTCATGACAAAGGAGCAGCTTTACGATAGGACTTGTATGACCCTTGGTGGCCGGGCTGCCGAAAAGGTTCTTATTGGAACAATCTCTACAGGAGCACAAGATGACTTGGAGAAAGTCACCAAGATGACATATGCTCAAGTAGCCGTCTATGGTTTCAGCGAAAAAGTCGGCCTCCTTTCTTTCCCCAAAAAAGATGACTCGTATGAGATGTCTAAACCATACAGCAGCAAAACTGGTGCAATAATTGATTCTGAAGTGCGTGAATGGGTAGACAAGGCATATGAACGAACAATAAAACTTATAGAGGAACACAAGGAGAAAGTGGCTGAAATAGCAGAATTGCTGCTTGAAAAAGAAGTACTTCACCAAAATGACTTACTTCAAGTCTTGGGCGAGCGACCCTTCAAGAGTGCTGAAATCGCCAATTATGATAGATTTAAGCTAGGATTTCACAATGAGGAGAAGGTTGCAGAAACCACCGTCAATAGAGCCTGA